Genomic segment of Paenibacillus sp. FSL R5-0623:
TTGAACTTTCATTGAAGGAAAGACCCAAGGAGGATATAACATTATGAGCCTGGATGTGACGATTAGACATAGCTCCACTACAGATCTGCAAGATATGGTCATTCTGATGGACCAACTTGGTTATCCCACCACGTACGCCGAGATGGAGGAGCGCTATACCCACATTGCTGCAGATGCTAACTTCACCACACTGGTTGCTGAAGCACGCGGACGTGTAGTTGGACTAATCGGATTACAGACGTCTTATCTGTATGAAAAGAACGGAAGACACTGCCGTATCATGGCATTGGTTGTTCACGACCAGTTCAGGGGCTCAGGCATCGGCCGTCAGCTCATTCTGGAAGCCGAACAATGGGCCGCCACGCATGACGTGGACTCCCTGTCTCTGAACAGTGGCAATCGCCCTGAACGTGAAGCTGCACATGAATTCTATCGTCAGATGGGCTTTACAGCCGGGAGTACCGGGTTTAGCAAAAAGCCGCAGATTCTACAGCACACTTAAACTGCGGGATAAGGTATATACACTTCGAATATTACATCAAAAAGAACGCCCCACTCCGCACATTGGCGAAAATGGGCGTTCTTCGGTATATGTGTATGGCGCATGAATACGCGGTTGATTATGGGATCAATATTTAGCTGACTGTGCACCATCGATTGGAATAATAGCTACATTAATAAATGGTGCTTCGCCGGACAGCAGGAAGGCAACGAGACGCTTTCAGGACTTCATAGCCTCATAGGCTGCAAGTAATTTCTCTACTTCTACTCCATTGATCTTCATCCCAGTCACTTGACACTGTTCCAACTGCACTCCAGATAGATCGCAATCGATAAAACGACTTCCCCCAAGATCACAATACGTCCACTGCATAGGTACACGGTCAGATCCAAGGTGTGTGTCCTGGAATTGAACGCCATCCAAAGCACAGAATTCAATCTTGCTATTGGTTAGGCGTAAATCAGCTAGCAATATATTGGTCATATTTAGATTGGTAAATTTGCTTCCACTCAGGTTGCAGTCGGTAATCCGACTATTGGTCAGATTACTGGTGCTGTAACGGACTGAGTCCAGATTAGCTTGAACATATTCAACCACTGACTCAACCGAGTCCATGGATAATGTCTCATCACATGTTGGATCAAAAGAATCAACGGACATGTTCTTCTCATATACAAACTCATCCTCAGATGCATAGATACGAACATAACCCATTTTTTCGTAAAAATGATGATTATCGAGCTGCCGACCTGAGGTCTCCAGCTTCCAATTCTCAATCTGCGGAAATTCAATTTCAATAAGCCTCATGACTTGAGATCCCACGCCACGCCCCTGGCATACGGGGTCAATATAGATCTTATCGATCCTTGCATGTTTTCGTCCAAGCAAGTTAACACTCACTCCGCCAATAGCGCATCCATCTGATTCTACAATGTAATAATCCCATTCACGGATCACGTAACGATGCATGCGAACTGACGAATAATCAGGCGGGCATAGATTGTTATCGATATCCTTCTCATTATCCGCCCAGACTTTTATGACATGATCAAAAGCACGAGTACAAATCTCTGTAAGTACAACAGCATCTTCTTGCTGCGCTCGTCGTAAACGAATTTCAGAATGTATCTGTATCGGTTGCACTGGTTCAGACTTTACTTTGAGCAGTTCAAAATAATCGTAGCACTCCTTGTCCATAAGCATTCTGCGAGAGATATAACAAAAACCCGCATGCTCCAGAACTTTGCGTGACGGCTGATTGAAGGGCTTCACAATGCCCACAATTCGATCCAGCAAGGTATGCTCAAATAAATATGATGTTAGGACTTGAACAGCTTCTGTGACGTATCCTTTATTCCGGTAATCCCGGGAGATGGCGTAGACCACTTCCCGGTCTCCTTGATCCAGCATGTCATTCGGAAACACCCCGCACCAACCGATGATGCGCTGATCTTCATTGTGTACCACGGCAAGTAGGATGCGTACATCTTCCGGGTTGAATTGCTCGTAACTGCTTACGACAAATTGTAAAAATTCGCGTAACTGCTCCTCGGTCATTTTCCAATCCGGCAGGATATCCGTGATTTCGGGTTGTTGGATTAATGCATGCACGGCAGCCTGATCTTCCATCGTAAATGGACGCAACGTAATGGAGTTTGTAAGGATGAATAATTGACTTTTCATATAAAACACCTCTGGGGATTTATTTAGGATGACACAACAAAGAGGAGCACCTTCAATAGAGGCACTCCTCGATCCGTTTCCTCATTTCAGAAACGCCGAAGCTCCTCGTAATGGGTCGAAAGGACACACGTATCCCGTTCATGGTCTAACGGAATTTTTGTGGTGTTCTTTTCACGATCATTACGAGAAATCTGGCATATTCTGAAATCCCCTCTCCATACTAAGGCTTACTTATGACTCTCACTTAAGGACGGTCAATGTAAATCCAGCCTGTTTCTTGTTCTTTATCTACAGTAGCTCCAAGGGATTCTGCCACAAAGCGCAGCGGTACATATGTCTTGCCGTCCTTGCCTACATAGGCGGATTCCACCAAGGTCACTTCTTTACCAGCAACCGTTGCCTTCTTGGAACCTACAGTCAGGACAATCTCATCACCAGTGATGTCGTCAATGACAACGATTTGGTTCGAGCCTTTGGTCCATTTCACTTCCGCATCCAATTCTTCAGACACGTAGCGAAGCGGAACAAATGTTGTATTCTTAACGGTGATCGCTCCAGCGTATTCATCATCCGGGAAGAGCACTACACTTTTACTCGTGATTCCAGCTTCATCTTTCAGCAATTGATATGCAAGTGAACTGGAATCAAAATTACGCAGCATCTGTCCAGGCGTAATATCATCCTTCATCAGATCCATAACGCCGCCCGATACATCCACTTCATCAACTGCAACTGTGCCACCGATATTCCACTGTTCACTGTCTCCACTTACGGTTACTGAGTTCAGCGGCAGATCTTCGGAAGCAGGCAGTGCCACTTTCAGTTCAAAGTTTTGCTTGCGAACATCAAGCTTGCTGTCGAGATAAAAGTCCAATTTCAGTTTGGTATCTGTGCCAAAGACCGTTTTGAATTCAGGGGTCTCATTCAACAGGTTGTTCAGCTCCTGATCATAATTGACCAGCATACTATCCAGTCCTACTTTGATGATGGCATATAGTGACGCAACGGCTTCATCTTTCGATTCAGGAACGATCGAATTCAGCGTGTCGTCTCCCCCACCTTCTACCTCATTCACTGCTTCCAGTACAGGGTAGAACACATCGTACAGATCTCCAATCAGGTCTTTCAGTCCTTGCTCATCTTTCGAAATACTCGTCAGGAACGGTTTAACCATAGCCAGCATCTCTTCACCACTAACTTCCAGATGCAGTTTGGAGAGGCTAAGCGCTTCGCCATTCACGGATTCCTGTACCGGTGTTACGGAGATGTTCTTCGGATTGGACAGATGTTTCAGGACAAAAGAGAACAGTTTCGGGGAAAGTTCCTCGAGTTGTTTCTCCAGAGCCTTCGTATCCACCATCGGAAGCGCTTGTGCATCCTGGAACGTATCCAGAGATATGTACAGCGGTTTCTGGGCTCCGTCCAAATCAATCACCAATTGGGACTCATTCATGGACAGGTGGAAAGGTAACTTCGTTCCCTCCATGCTCAGTGTACCTTTGATCGATGCTGTCTTCGCATCTTTCATTTTGGCTTGATCAATATCCAGGGATATGGAATTAATTAGTTCGATCATTTCAAGGTC
This window contains:
- a CDS encoding GNAT family N-acetyltransferase is translated as MSLDVTIRHSSTTDLQDMVILMDQLGYPTTYAEMEERYTHIAADANFTTLVAEARGRVVGLIGLQTSYLYEKNGRHCRIMALVVHDQFRGSGIGRQLILEAEQWAATHDVDSLSLNSGNRPEREAAHEFYRQMGFTAGSTGFSKKPQILQHT
- a CDS encoding GNAT family N-acetyltransferase, which translates into the protein MKSQLFILTNSITLRPFTMEDQAAVHALIQQPEITDILPDWKMTEEQLREFLQFVVSSYEQFNPEDVRILLAVVHNEDQRIIGWCGVFPNDMLDQGDREVVYAISRDYRNKGYVTEAVQVLTSYLFEHTLLDRIVGIVKPFNQPSRKVLEHAGFCYISRRMLMDKECYDYFELLKVKSEPVQPIQIHSEIRLRRAQQEDAVVLTEICTRAFDHVIKVWADNEKDIDNNLCPPDYSSVRMHRYVIREWDYYIVESDGCAIGGVSVNLLGRKHARIDKIYIDPVCQGRGVGSQVMRLIEIEFPQIENWKLETSGRQLDNHHFYEKMGYVRIYASEDEFVYEKNMSVDSFDPTCDETLSMDSVESVVEYVQANLDSVRYSTSNLTNSRITDCNLSGSKFTNLNMTNILLADLRLTNSKIEFCALDGVQFQDTHLGSDRVPMQWTYCDLGGSRFIDCDLSGVQLEQCQVTGMKINGVEVEKLLAAYEAMKS
- a CDS encoding copper amine oxidase N-terminal domain-containing protein → MAVPLVLLMVVLTGCQAVGGVDVGKAMANGASIKSGESRQSMNINIEPAKEFATEKDLEMIELINSISLDIDQAKMKDAKTASIKGTLSMEGTKLPFHLSMNESQLVIDLDGAQKPLYISLDTFQDAQALPMVDTKALEKQLEELSPKLFSFVLKHLSNPKNISVTPVQESVNGEALSLSKLHLEVSGEEMLAMVKPFLTSISKDEQGLKDLIGDLYDVFYPVLEAVNEVEGGGDDTLNSIVPESKDEAVASLYAIIKVGLDSMLVNYDQELNNLLNETPEFKTVFGTDTKLKLDFYLDSKLDVRKQNFELKVALPASEDLPLNSVTVSGDSEQWNIGGTVAVDEVDVSGGVMDLMKDDITPGQMLRNFDSSSLAYQLLKDEAGITSKSVVLFPDDEYAGAITVKNTTFVPLRYVSEELDAEVKWTKGSNQIVVIDDITGDEIVLTVGSKKATVAGKEVTLVESAYVGKDGKTYVPLRFVAESLGATVDKEQETGWIYIDRP